Within the Agromyces atrinae genome, the region ATCGCCTCCATCGTCTTGTAGATCTCGGAGTCGGTGAAGAGCCGACCGACGCGATCGGTCTCGAGCGTGCCGCGCACGGCGGCCCGGAAGTTCTCGACCCACCCGACGCGTTCGAGCGACGAGTCGCAGTGCGGGATGAACGAATCGCGGTTCATGCTCTGCTGGTGCGCCCAGAAGCCGCCGTCGATCGTGACCGACGTGGTGTCGAGCGGGGTGAGTACGGTGCGGGCGACGGGTGCGGCGGGCGCGATGCGGTGCTGCGAGGTCATAGGGGTCTCCGAGTCGTTGAGGGGTCAGCCGCGCACGGCGCCGGCCGTGAAGCCGCGCACGTAGTGGCGCTGGAGGAGGATGAAGATGAGCAGGCACGGAACGGCGGCGACGACGATTCCCGCCTGGAGGGCACCGAGGTCGATCGCTCCGAACTCACCGCTCCGGAGACTCACGAGAGCCACGGGCAGGGTGAACGAGTCGCCGTTCGTGAGGAACAGGAGCGGTGTGAGGAACTCGTTCCACGACGCGATGAACGCGAACATGCCGACCGTCACCATCGCGGGGGTGACACCGCGCAGCAGGACCCGGCGCAGCGCCCCGAAGCGCGACAGTCCGTCGATGAGCGCGGCCTCCTCGAGTTCGCGCGGCAGGCCGTCGAACGCGTTCCGCATCATGAACAGCCCGAAGGGCAGCTGGAACATGACGACGACGAGGCCGACGCCGATGAGCGAGTTCTGCAGCCCGAACGTGCGGAGCATCTGGTAGATCGGGATGAGGATCGTCGGGTGCGGCACCATGAGGATCGCGAGGGCACCGAGGAAGAGCAGGTTCTTGCCCGGGAACGAGAAGCGAGAGAACGCGTACCCGCCGAGCACCGAGACCACGAGGGTTCCGACGACGGCGACGACCGCGACGATGACGCTGTTGACGACGTACGTCTCGAGACCCGCCCCGTACTCCACGAGCCGGAGGTAGTTGTCGACGCCGAAGCC harbors:
- a CDS encoding carbohydrate ABC transporter permease, yielding MSARTRRGAANTAFYATAVPLAILFLAPLVWSGFTSVYGSRATGGEPGFGVDNYLRLVEYGAGLETYVVNSVIVAVVAVVGTLVVSVLGGYAFSRFSFPGKNLLFLGALAILMVPHPTILIPIYQMLRTFGLQNSLIGVGLVVVMFQLPFGLFMMRNAFDGLPRELEEAALIDGLSRFGALRRVLLRGVTPAMVTVGMFAFIASWNEFLTPLLFLTNGDSFTLPVALVSLRSGEFGAIDLGALQAGIVVAAVPCLLIFILLQRHYVRGFTAGAVRG